From the genome of Clostridium sp. BNL1100, one region includes:
- the cas2 gene encoding CRISPR-associated endonuclease Cas2 translates to MMVLITYDVNTESEGGKKRLRRVAKQCVNYGQRVQNSVFECVMDAAKCREVKNKLEKIIDKEKDSLRFYYLGNNYQNKVEHIGTKESFDVEGTLII, encoded by the coding sequence ATGATGGTACTTATTACATATGATGTTAATACAGAATCTGAGGGCGGAAAAAAGAGATTACGACGTGTTGCGAAGCAATGTGTCAACTATGGTCAACGGGTTCAGAATTCTGTTTTTGAATGTGTTATGGATGCCGCAAAGTGCAGGGAAGTTAAGAACAAGTTGGAAAAAATAATTGACAAGGAAAAGGATAGTTTGAGATTCTATTATCTAGGTAACAATTATCAAAACAAAGTAGAGCATATTGGTACAAAAGAATCTTTTGATGTCGAAGGTACATTAATTATATAG
- the cas4 gene encoding CRISPR-associated protein Cas4, which produces MTEYNEEDFLLLSGIQHFAFCRRQWALIHIEQQWQENLRTVEGNILHEKAHDDGFSEKRGDVIISRGMAVFSKTLGVSGVCDIVELHKCADGVNIFGRDGLYRPVPIEYKRGKPKENDADILQLCGQAMCLEEMLLCEIKEAYMFYGETKHRLKIILDNALRERVRDVIQEMHELFERKYTPKVKPSKSCKACSLADICMPRLCKNTSVSKYIRDSLKEAEQ; this is translated from the coding sequence ATGACGGAATATAACGAAGAAGACTTTCTGCTATTATCAGGTATTCAGCACTTTGCTTTTTGCAGGAGGCAATGGGCGTTAATACATATTGAACAGCAGTGGCAGGAAAATCTGAGGACGGTTGAAGGGAATATACTGCATGAAAAGGCTCATGACGACGGATTCTCAGAAAAACGCGGAGACGTAATTATTTCAAGAGGTATGGCTGTTTTTTCAAAAACCCTTGGAGTCAGCGGTGTATGTGATATTGTGGAACTGCATAAATGTGCCGATGGTGTGAACATATTTGGCAGAGACGGGTTGTACAGGCCTGTTCCCATAGAGTACAAGAGGGGTAAGCCAAAGGAAAATGATGCTGATATTCTTCAATTGTGCGGACAGGCTATGTGCCTTGAAGAAATGCTTTTGTGTGAAATCAAGGAAGCATACATGTTCTACGGAGAGACTAAACACAGGCTGAAAATTATACTTGATAATGCTTTACGTGAGCGGGTCAGAGATGTTATTCAAGAAATGCATGAATTGTTTGAGCGAAAATATACCCCAAAAGTAAAACCTTCTAAAAGCTGCAAAGCCTGTTCATTGGCAGATATTTGCATGCCAAGACTATGTAAAAATACTTCTGTATCAAAATATATTAGAGATAGTTTGAAGGAGGCGGAGCAATGA
- the cas7c gene encoding type I-C CRISPR-associated protein Cas7/Csd2 produces MSTLKNKIDFAVIISVKNANPNGDPLNGNRPRENYDGYGEISDVCIKRKIRNRLQDTNKEIFVQSDERRTDGFRSLKDRADGCQELKKLIKDKEKYAEYACSKWIDVRSFGQVFAFKAGEDNSVSIGIRGPVSIHSGVSASPIEISSMQITKSVNGETGKDPDKKSADTMGMKHRVDFGVYVIYGSINTQLASKTGFSEEDSELIKEALRTLFENDCSSARPDGSMEVHKLYWWKHNCEIGQYSSAKVHRTLNIKANVDVPKCINDYSIYSNDLEGLELKVYDGI; encoded by the coding sequence ATGAGTACTTTAAAAAACAAGATTGATTTTGCAGTGATTATTTCGGTTAAAAACGCCAACCCAAACGGTGACCCACTGAATGGAAACCGTCCTAGAGAAAATTATGACGGATATGGAGAAATATCAGATGTGTGCATCAAAAGGAAAATAAGAAATCGTCTACAGGACACGAATAAAGAGATTTTTGTTCAATCAGACGAAAGAAGAACAGATGGCTTCAGAAGTTTGAAAGATAGAGCAGACGGTTGTCAGGAATTAAAAAAATTGATTAAGGATAAGGAGAAATATGCTGAGTATGCCTGTTCAAAATGGATTGATGTAAGGAGCTTTGGTCAGGTATTTGCATTTAAGGCAGGTGAGGATAATTCTGTTTCTATAGGAATAAGGGGCCCCGTATCAATACATTCAGGTGTCAGTGCTTCACCAATAGAAATATCAAGTATGCAGATTACAAAAAGCGTAAATGGAGAAACCGGAAAAGATCCTGACAAAAAGAGTGCAGATACAATGGGTATGAAGCATAGAGTTGATTTTGGTGTGTATGTGATTTATGGAAGTATTAATACCCAATTAGCTTCTAAAACAGGGTTTAGTGAAGAAGATAGTGAACTTATAAAAGAAGCGTTAAGAACATTATTTGAAAATGATTGCTCGTCTGCAAGACCTGACGGAAGTATGGAGGTACATAAGCTTTATTGGTGGAAGCATAATTGTGAAATAGGGCAATACTCTTCTGCAAAGGTACATAGAACCTTAAACATCAAGGCGAATGTTGATGTTCCAAAATGCATTAATGATTATTCTATTTATTCAAATGATTTAGAGGGATTGGAACTAAAAGTTTATGACGGAATATAA
- the cas1c gene encoding type I-C CRISPR-associated endonuclease Cas1c: MRKLLNTVYITSPDSYLSLDGENLVVLKRDKEAARLPLHNLESIIAFGYTGASPALMGACAKRNTSLSFMTQSGKFLSRVVGEVRGNVTLRKAQYRLSDNMEESTKIARNFIFGKIYNGRWVIERATRDYSERLDVNKLKRVSEGLAKALNLVLNCGNLDELRGFEGESATQYFSVFDDLILQQKENFFFHGRNKRPPLDNVNAMLSFVYTLLAHDTAAALETVGLDPYVGFMHRDRPGRISLALDLMEELRCVYADRFVISLINKRVVNFNGFTQKEDGAVIMDDDTRRTILQAWQSRKQEKITHPFLQEKLEWGLVPYAQAMLLARFIRGDLDEYPPFLWK, encoded by the coding sequence ATGAGAAAACTCTTAAATACTGTTTATATTACCTCTCCTGACAGCTATCTTTCCTTAGATGGAGAGAACCTTGTTGTACTAAAAAGAGATAAAGAGGCTGCACGATTGCCGCTGCACAATCTGGAAAGCATTATTGCTTTTGGATATACCGGAGCAAGTCCGGCACTGATGGGTGCATGTGCAAAACGAAATACTTCTCTTAGTTTTATGACCCAAAGCGGAAAATTTCTGTCAAGGGTCGTTGGAGAGGTAAGGGGAAATGTAACTTTAAGAAAAGCACAGTACAGATTATCTGATAATATGGAAGAAAGCACGAAGATAGCCAGAAACTTTATCTTTGGGAAGATTTATAACGGCAGGTGGGTTATTGAACGTGCCACCAGAGATTATTCGGAGAGGCTTGACGTCAATAAGCTTAAAAGGGTGTCAGAAGGATTGGCAAAAGCCTTGAATCTTGTATTGAACTGTGGAAATTTGGATGAACTCCGCGGCTTTGAGGGAGAGTCTGCAACACAGTATTTTAGTGTGTTTGATGACTTAATACTTCAACAGAAAGAAAATTTCTTCTTTCACGGAAGAAATAAACGTCCTCCTCTTGATAATGTTAATGCAATGCTGTCATTTGTTTACACTCTGCTGGCACATGATACAGCGGCGGCACTGGAAACTGTCGGTCTTGACCCTTATGTAGGCTTTATGCATAGGGACAGACCCGGAAGAATATCTCTGGCACTGGATTTAATGGAGGAACTGAGATGTGTTTATGCTGACAGGTTTGTAATTTCTCTTATTAATAAAAGGGTAGTCAACTTCAATGGTTTTACGCAGAAAGAGGACGGGGCAGTAATAATGGATGATGATACTCGCAGAACAATTTTACAAGCGTGGCAGAGCAGAAAACAAGAGAAAATTACTCACCCCTTCTTACAGGAAAAACTGGAATGGGGACTTGTACCTTATGCTCAAGCAATGCTGCTGGCAAGGTTTATCCGAGGAGATTTGGACGAGTATCCTCCATTTTTATGGAAGTAG